The genomic region GTGCACGCTCGCCTCCACCGCCGCCCACAGGTACTCGCCGCGCAGCAGCAGCGTGACCACTTCGGTGGAAAAGGTCGAGAAGGTGGTGAGCCCGCCCATGAAGCCGGTGATGACGGCCAGGCGCGCTTCCGGCGGCAGCGCCGAATGGTGCGCGAAGACTTCCACCGCCACCCCGACCAGATAGCCTCCCAGGAGATTTGCCGCCAGCGTGCCCAGGGGAAGGGTGGGAAAGATGGGATTAAGCCGGGTGCCAAGCCACCAGCGCAGGCTCGCGCCCGCACCCGCGCCACCGAACACGGCCAGCAGTGCGGAATACCCCATTCCGTTCCTTTCCTGATTGCATTTTTCGTGGAACGGGAGAGGTGATGAAAGGAGGCATCGGATGAACCGCCCGCATACCCACACCTCCCCCGTACCGGGGAATCATGTAGGCATCATCAGCCACGTGGGCGGTTATGAGGAGGAATGCCATCTCCTATCTGGCAAATATAGCATGCCGTATGCCGCTTTGCACCATGGCCAGCGGAACCCCTGCCGTGTGCGCCCGAGGGCCGTGCCCTTGGGGCAAAGGCAGCTCGCGGCCTGAACACGGCAGGGGTGAAGGGGGATGAAGGAAGAGGATTTGGTGGGCGGTGCTGGGATCGAACCAGCGACCCCTGCCGTGTGAAGGCAGTGCTCTACCGCTGAGCTAACCGCCCCTGAGCGGGTGCGCAATTTAAGCACATTCCACCGATCAGGGTCAATTGCACTTGGGGGACTGCGCCGGCTTCGCGTAAAATGCGCACTTTTTCCCGGTCAGCCATGGTCCGCACCCGCTTCGCTCCCAGCCCCACCGGTTACCTGCACATCGGCGGCGCCCGCACCGCGCTTTTTTCCTGGGCCTATGCCCGCAGGCATGGCGGCAGCTTCATCCTGCGCATCGAGGACACCGACCTCGAGCGCTCCACGCAGGAGTCCGTGCAGGCCATCCTCGACAGCATAGCGTGGCTTGGCCTCAATTACGACGAAGGGCCGTTTTTCCAGACCCGGCGCATGGATCGCTACCGGGAGGTGATCGACAAGCTGCTTGCCGAAGGCAAGGCTTACCACTGCTATTG from Burkholderiales bacterium harbors:
- the crcB gene encoding fluoride efflux transporter CrcB; amino-acid sequence: MGYSALLAVFGGAGAGASLRWWLGTRLNPIFPTLPLGTLAANLLGGYLVGVAVEVFAHHSALPPEARLAVITGFMGGLTTFSTFSTEVVTLLLRGEYLWAAVEASVHLFGSFALTALGMMTVRLLLARA